GCTTAGGAGGGAAGTAAATGCCGGAAGTGGCGAACCATAGAGGAAGTTTTTTCTCACATCGTTTTTTGCTGTCTATCTGTACAGCGAGCTCTGCGGAGGCCAGTCCAGGGAAGGGGCTTTTCTGCAGAGCGATATGCGTAATATCGTCATGCAGGTGCAACCTGATGAATTCCTGTACTTCCTTATCCAGAATCTGTTTATTCAACGAATCAGTTATTATCCTTCATTACCATCTGACAGGTATGGCGGCTTTTAACTTCAAGCAATACCTTCTTGTTTTCTGTGACGCGGTCGATGGTTTGCTGGTTATAATAGCGGATCGTAACCAGCTCCATATCCTTGTTATACTTCACCTTATAGGTGACGGATAGCGCAGTGATCAGCTTCGTGATTTTCTCCTCGTCGTTATCAACACTGATAGAAAAGCTGAGCGCTGAGTTCAGCATTGTATTTACCTTGATCTTATACTTGTGCAGGATATCAAAGATGTGGCTGAGGTTCTCTTCAATGATAAATGAAAAGTCCTTAGGCAGGATGGATATCAGCACCTGGTCTACCTTAAATATGAATGAAGGTATTGGCAGGGGTTTTCCAGTATTGCTTATGGTTGTCCCTTCGGCCTGGGGATTTAAGAACGACCGCACATGCAAAGGTATGCTGTTGTTTTGCAGTGGCTTTATAGTCTTCGGATGAATAACTGTTGCTCCGTAGTACGCAAGTTCAATGGCATCGTGGTAGTTGAGCTGAGGAATGAGTTCTGTCTGATCGAACCATTTCGGGTCGGCATTCAATACCCCGGGAACATCCTTCCAGATGGTAACGGCTCCGGCTTTTAGGCAGGATGCAAAAATAGCGGCCGAATAGTCAGAACCTTCCCGTCCCAGGGTGGTTGTGAAATTTTCGGAGGTGCTTCCTATGAAGCCCTGTGTTATCACCGGTTTCTTTTGCAGCAGTGCGGTCAACTGGCTTTCTATCAGATGTGATGTTTTGGTCCAGTCCACTTTTCCTTCCCTGTAGGTGTTGTCTGTCTGGATATAGTTCCTGGCATCTACCCATTGGTTGTCTATACCTGCATAGTTAAGATAATGGCTTACTATCTTTGTCGACAGCAGCTCGCCGACAGACACAATCTGGTCGTAGATATAGTCGAAGTCGAAAGGTTCGTCTTCCAGGATCCATTCTATTTCTACAAATGTGTTCGCTATATCATTAAATACGGGATGATCTTTATCCTGGAAAAGCTCGTCGGCTATCGCCTCGTGGCTGGCCCTGATACTTCCGAATATTTCGGAGACGGTATCGAGTCCTTCAAAATAAGCTTTCGTTAGTTTTTCAAGTGCATCTGTTGTTCTGCCCATTGCAGATATTACAATAAGAAGCTGCTTGTTCTTCGTTTGATTAACAATCGTAGAGAGGTTTTTTACGCCGTTCGCGTCTTTAACAGAGGCACCCCCAAATTTATATACTTCAATCATTTTGTAATTAGCGTTCAGTTATCAGCCTTCAGCTGTATAATATTTATTTTAACGGTGTATATGAGTTAAATAATTTCCTGTAAGCTGGTTTTGCTGTGTTCATTCAATTCAACAGATACATTGACCCACTCATTATCAAAACGGGCGTTATATCTTTTATAAAACTTTATCGCGGGTTCATTCCATTCGAGTACCTGCCATGTAATGCCGTTAAATCCCTTTTCTCTGGCTTCCTGCATGAGTGTTTCTAAAAGTCTTTTGCCGATGCCAAGGCCACGGAAATCTTCCGTTATATACAGATCCTCAAGGTACATTCTGCAGCCTTTCCAGGTAGAGAACCGGACGTAATAAAGAGCAAATCCTTCGATTTTTCCATTAACCTCAGCAACGAAGGCCTTCCATACCGGATTCGTCCCAAAGCCGGCTTCTTCGAATTCTGCGCGGCTTACAGTAACTTCGTGCGGCGCTTTCTCAAATACGGCCAGCTGATGCACCAGTTCCATAATCCTGGGGCAATCTGCTCTCTCTGCTGCTCTTATTGTCATGTTTTAGTATCAAGTATTTAGTATCAGGTATCAAGTATTTAGTATCAGGTGTCAAGTAGCAAGACTTGAGAACACTGGTTTGACTATCGCTTTGGTATCAAATATATAGTGCCTGACGTATCAAGTATCCATAAATCCAATCCTGATACTTGCTACTAAATACTTGCTACTAAATACTTGATACCAGAACTAACTCCCTCTTTTTCCAAATATAGTGCTTCCTACGCGGATCATTGTGCTGCCCTGTTTTATCGCCTCCTTATAATCTGATGACATGCCCATGGAGACTTCTTTAAAGTGGTCCTGGTTTCTGAAGAACGAGTGTTTGAGGCCTGTAAAGAAAGTCCGAAGCTCATAAAACTCATCTTTGATCTGCTTTTCATTGTCTGTATTGGTTGCTATACCCATTACGCCTGTGATCCTGATATGTTTCAATTCTGCAAACTCGTCAGACCGAAGCAATTCTATAGCTTCATCAAAGCCCAGACCGAATTTTGTTTCTTCGTCGGCAATATAGATCTGAAGGAGGCAGTCGATCACGCGGTTATTCTTCGATGCTTGTTTATCAATCTCCTTCAGCAGCTTTAGGCTGTCGACAGAGTGAATAAGATGTATGAAAGGAGCAATATATTTTACCTTATTGGTTTGCAAATGTCCGATAAGATGCCACTCAATATCTTTGGGGAGGTGTTCGTATTTGTCAGCCAGTTCCTGCACCTGATTCTCACCAAATACCCGCTGTCCGGCGTTATAGGCTTCCATAATCTCTTCTTCAGATTTGGTTTTGGAAACCGCTATAAGCTTTACGTGTAAACGCTCTACTTCATTCTTTAATTCTGTCAAGTTGGCTGCAATGCTCATTTATATGTATTTTTAACGCGAATTCACGGCTAAATTAATAAATGAAGCGTTTACTGGCATTGTTTTTTCTGATCAATTTTTTTTCTGCCTGCAGTTGGGATGATGTTCCCGACGGAATTATTAAGCAGGATGAGATGATTAATGTATTAATTGATATTCATCTTGCAGACGGTTATGCTTCTGTTTATTATGCTGATTCGAGCAGGGGGACGGTAGATGCCATGTACCGGTCGGTCTATAAGAAATATGATACGGACTCTGTTCAGGTTCGAAAAAGCCTCCAGTATTATACAAGGCATCCCGATAAGCTGCAACTGATGTACGAACAAGTTAATGACAGCCTGAAACGAATAGATGCTGAGGCAAGGGCAGTAGATGAAAAGAGATTCAAAGCAGAGCAGCAGAAACTGAAGGACTCTTTAATGATGAAGGAGGAATTGAAACGTGACTCTATTAACAAAGGATTCAGGATCGATACATTGCCGTACTGGCCGTTTAACAAGTTCATCGTTAAGAAAGATACCACAAGCAGGAAACGTAATATGGTAGCTGGGCCGCCAGCAGATACACTTCTGAGGCCGGCACGTCCGCTACGAAAAATATCAGCACAATAAGGAAAAGACGAAGGAAGGAAGAAGACTGAATGATTTACCCGCAAAACGCATTAGATAAACTTGGATTTACTGAGATAAAGTCGCTCATCAAATCGCATTGCCTTAGTGACATGGGCGTGCAGATGGTAGACCGGATGCAGTTGATGACGAGTTATGAAAACATAAATAAGTTCTTACGCCAAACACGCGAGTTTAAGGAGATCCTCGAAAATGATTCTCCTCTGCCTATCAGGCATTTGTTTGATATAAAGTCGCTCGCCGAGAAGATCAGGGTAGAAGGCGCATTCTTAAGTGAAGCGGAGTTTCACCAGGTGCTCCTGTCGTTGCAGACGGTGTTCTCCGTTATCAGCTATTTTAATGAGAGGGAAGGGCGGTATCCCAACCTTGAAGCTCTTTTTGAGCATCTCCAGATCGAAAAAAAGATTATAAAGAGTATTGAGTTTGTGATTGACGAAAAGGGCAAGATACGCCCTAACGCGTCGCCGGAGTTACAGAATATTATTTCGGGAATCGCTAAAGCCGAGCAGGAGGCCCGTAAAAGAATAGATCATATTTTTAAGAACGCTCAAAACAGTGGCTGGACAGCCGACGGTTCGTTAACCATCCGCGACGGACGTATATGTATCCCTCTGCTGGCTGAAAATAAGCGGAAAATAAAAGGGTTTGTACATGACGAATCAGCTTCGGGGCAGACGGTGTACCTCGAGCCGGAGGAGGTATTTCAGCTCAATAACCAGGTCCGGGATCTTGAGTTTGAAAAGCGTCGTGAGATTGTGAAGATATTAACGGCGCTCAGCAGCGAGCTAAGGCCTTATGTCCCTTTATTGCTGTCGTACCACGGTCTGTTAACCAAGCTCGACTTTGTACGGGCTAAGGCTATGTTCGCGATAGAGACCGAAGGCGACATGCCGCAGCTCAGCACACAACCCGAACTAAGGCTGGTGAATGCACGTCATCCACTGCTTTTTCTTAACTTAAAAAAAGAGGGGCAAACTGTTGTTCCTTTAAATATAAGCATCGACGAGCAGCAGCGGATCATCGTAGTATCTGGTCCGAATGCAGGGGGAAAGTCGGTTTGTATGAAAACGGTAGGCCTGCTTCAGATCATGGTCCAGGCGGGATTGCTCATACCGGTTGACGAAAGCTCGAAGGTGGGCATCTTTAAACAGATATTTGCGGACATTGGTGATGACCAGTCTATCGAAAGCGATCTCAGTACTTATAGTGCACATTTGTCGAAGATGAAATACTTCGTCGAAAATTCGGGCGGGAAAACGCTGATCCTGATCGATGAGTTTGGAACCGGGACGGATCCGCAGTTCGGCGGACCGATAGCAGAAGCGGTTCTTGAAACGCTGAACAGGAAAAGGGTGAGGGGAGTGATCACCACGCATTATTCGAACCTGAAAGTATTTGCAAATGCTGCCGAAGGGCTTGAGAACGCATCTATGATGTTTAATAATCTCGAGATGCAGCCCCTTTATATTCTGGAGATGGGGAAACCGGGCAGTTCTTACGCCTTTGAGATTGCTCAGAAAATAGGTTTGCCTCCGCATGTACTAAATGCTGCAAAAAGCAAGATCGGCGTACACCAGAAGAGAGTGGATACACTGCTGGTAGACCTCGAAAGAGATAAGAAGGAGCTCCTTGAGACGCGTGTAGCGGTTGAAAAGCAGCAAAGACGGGTAAATATGCTGATGGAGGAGAACGAGAAGCTGAAAAGCTATCTTGAAGAGAACCGTAAAGCTATTTTAAAGGATGCCAAGAAGGAAGCGCAGAGTATCATTCTCAACGCTAACAAGCTTGTTGAGAATACGATTTCCGAAATAAAACAAAATAAGGCGGATAAGGAGCATACGCA
The window above is part of the Arcticibacter tournemirensis genome. Proteins encoded here:
- a CDS encoding YggS family pyridoxal phosphate-dependent enzyme, which gives rise to MSIAANLTELKNEVERLHVKLIAVSKTKSEEEIMEAYNAGQRVFGENQVQELADKYEHLPKDIEWHLIGHLQTNKVKYIAPFIHLIHSVDSLKLLKEIDKQASKNNRVIDCLLQIYIADEETKFGLGFDEAIELLRSDEFAELKHIRITGVMGIATNTDNEKQIKDEFYELRTFFTGLKHSFFRNQDHFKEVSMGMSSDYKEAIKQGSTMIRVGSTIFGKRGS
- a CDS encoding DUF4296 domain-containing protein, which codes for MKRLLALFFLINFFSACSWDDVPDGIIKQDEMINVLIDIHLADGYASVYYADSSRGTVDAMYRSVYKKYDTDSVQVRKSLQYYTRHPDKLQLMYEQVNDSLKRIDAEARAVDEKRFKAEQQKLKDSLMMKEELKRDSINKGFRIDTLPYWPFNKFIVKKDTTSRKRNMVAGPPADTLLRPARPLRKISAQ
- a CDS encoding GNAT family N-acetyltransferase, whose product is MTIRAAERADCPRIMELVHQLAVFEKAPHEVTVSRAEFEEAGFGTNPVWKAFVAEVNGKIEGFALYYVRFSTWKGCRMYLEDLYITEDFRGLGIGKRLLETLMQEAREKGFNGITWQVLEWNEPAIKFYKRYNARFDNEWVNVSVELNEHSKTSLQEII
- a CDS encoding endonuclease MutS2; the protein is MIYPQNALDKLGFTEIKSLIKSHCLSDMGVQMVDRMQLMTSYENINKFLRQTREFKEILENDSPLPIRHLFDIKSLAEKIRVEGAFLSEAEFHQVLLSLQTVFSVISYFNEREGRYPNLEALFEHLQIEKKIIKSIEFVIDEKGKIRPNASPELQNIISGIAKAEQEARKRIDHIFKNAQNSGWTADGSLTIRDGRICIPLLAENKRKIKGFVHDESASGQTVYLEPEEVFQLNNQVRDLEFEKRREIVKILTALSSELRPYVPLLLSYHGLLTKLDFVRAKAMFAIETEGDMPQLSTQPELRLVNARHPLLFLNLKKEGQTVVPLNISIDEQQRIIVVSGPNAGGKSVCMKTVGLLQIMVQAGLLIPVDESSKVGIFKQIFADIGDDQSIESDLSTYSAHLSKMKYFVENSGGKTLILIDEFGTGTDPQFGGPIAEAVLETLNRKRVRGVITTHYSNLKVFANAAEGLENASMMFNNLEMQPLYILEMGKPGSSYAFEIAQKIGLPPHVLNAAKSKIGVHQKRVDTLLVDLERDKKELLETRVAVEKQQRRVNMLMEENEKLKSYLEENRKAILKDAKKEAQSIILNANKLVENTISEIKQNKADKEHTQQLRQNLRKELEKHAEKKEVPAQTIEAAPTELAAGDWVKLTDSETIGQIIDVTKENVILAIGDLRSVVKRKRVQKIAKKEVPKEIRRSYSSGITEDLAQFRPEIDIRGMRGEEALYEIEKYLDKALMMGFSNLRIIHGKGDGILRKLVRDYLRKYSHVSRMEDEHPDRGGDGITNVYL
- a CDS encoding aspartate kinase; this translates as MEVYKFGGASVKDANGVKNLSTIVNQTKNKQLLIVISAMGRTTDALEKLTKAYFEGLDTVSEIFGSIRASHEAIADELFQDKDHPVFNDIANTFVEIEWILEDEPFDFDYIYDQIVSVGELLSTKIVSHYLNYAGIDNQWVDARNYIQTDNTYREGKVDWTKTSHLIESQLTALLQKKPVITQGFIGSTSENFTTTLGREGSDYSAAIFASCLKAGAVTIWKDVPGVLNADPKWFDQTELIPQLNYHDAIELAYYGATVIHPKTIKPLQNNSIPLHVRSFLNPQAEGTTISNTGKPLPIPSFIFKVDQVLISILPKDFSFIIEENLSHIFDILHKYKIKVNTMLNSALSFSISVDNDEEKITKLITALSVTYKVKYNKDMELVTIRYYNQQTIDRVTENKKVLLEVKSRHTCQMVMKDNN